A single window of Montipora capricornis isolate CH-2021 chromosome 14, ASM3666992v2, whole genome shotgun sequence DNA harbors:
- the LOC138033651 gene encoding tetratricopeptide repeat protein 28-like: MVDRKLDVLERHMQELSVARKEGDRQGEGLAYFNLGRYYQGTADFNQAIKNYREALAIFKKVGFRAREGKAYCNLGNAYDSLGNFKQAIEYHHQHLSIAKEVGDRAGEGAAYGNLGNAYQSLGNFKQAIEYHHQHLSIAKEVGDRAREGGTYGNLGNAYQSLGNFKQAIKYHHQDLSIAKEVGDRAGEGGAYGNLGNAYNSLGNFKQAIKYHHQRLTIAKELGDRAGEGRGYCNLGNAYQSLGNFKQAIEYQHQHLSIVKEVGDRDGEGRAYGNLGNAYQSLGNFQKAIEYHHQHLSIAKEVGDRAGEGAAYGNLGNAYDSLGNFKQAIEYHHQQLSIAKEVGDRAREGRGYCNLGNAYQSLGNFKQAIEYHHQDLSIAKEVRDRAGEGRAYGNLGNAYQSLGNFKQAIEYHHQDLSIAKEVEDRAGEGRSYCNLGNAYKRLGNFKLAIEYHHQDLSIAKEVGDRAREGRAYGNLGNAFQSLGNFKQAIEYHHQHVSIAKEVGDRAGEGGAYGNLGNAYQSLGNFKQAIEYHHQDLSIAIEVGDRAGEGRAYCNLGNAYQSLGNFKQAIEYHHQDLSIAKEVGDRAGEGGAYGNLGNAYRSLGNFKQAIEYHHQDLSIAKEVGDRAGEGGAYGNLGSAYQSLGYFKQAIDIYYFDEVRRLLWSEDAWKISFRDTKGYAYTALWTALLKNGEVDEALYAAEQGRAQALADILKMQYSVDEKPMMKVTISLVMTDLRSQTVFTALEGNTISFWLLRRDIGINFRQKKIENGSAKSLMKSTFKQINAGTIVRCENRSLNRQRSDFSSSREVVEETVQSLSFSVHSLQPLYDVLVSPIEDLIQGDDLVFVPDGHFCLAPFSAMSDSVRIRAIPSLTALKLITMAPVDFQSKNEALLVGDPCLSEVTYGTGEPMYGQLPCAKKEVDIIGELLQTVPLTGKNATKAEVLKRMKSVALIHIAAHGDDGSGEIALAPNPERTSQIPEEEDYMLSLSDVQAVRLQARLVVLSCCHSGQGEVKCEGTVGIARSFLCAGARSVLVSLWAIDDEATFMFMKSFYQHLADRKSASTALHRAMKSLQETKNYSAIRYWAPFVLIGDDVTFEFGELEHEKNETMSKT; encoded by the exons ATGGTGGATAGAAAGTTGGACGTTTTGGAGCGGCATATGCAAGAGCTTAGCGTTGCAAGAAAGGAGGGAGACAGACAAGGCGAGGGTTTGGCCTATTTCAATCTTGGTAGATACTATCAGGGCACAGCTGACTTTAACCAGGCCATAAAAAATTACAGAGAagcattagccatttttaagaaAGTGGGTTTCAGGGCCAGAGAAGGaaaagcttattgcaatctcggcaacgcttatgacagtcttggtaatttcaagcaagccatagagtaccaccatcaacatcttagtattgcgaaagaggtaggggacagggccggggaaggagcagcctatggcaatctcggcaacgcttatcaaagtcttggtaatttcaagcaagccatagagtaccaccatcaacatcttagtattgcgaaagaggtaggggacagggccagaGAAGGAGGAACCTATGGCAATCtgggcaacgcttatcaaagtcttggtaatttcaagcaagccataaagtaccaccatcaagatcttagtattgcaaaagaggtaggggacagggccggagaaggaggagcctatggcaACCTGGGCAACGCTTAtaacagtcttggtaatttcaagcaagccataaaGTACCACCATCAACGCCTTACTATTGCGAAAGAGTtaggggacagggctggagaaggaagagGTTATTGcaatcttggcaacgcttatcaaagtcttggtaatttcaagcaagccatagagtaccagcatcaacatcttagcattgtgaaagaggtaggggacagggacGGAGAAGGacgagcctatggcaatctcggcaacgcttatcaaagtcttggtaatttccagaaagccatagagtaccaccatcaacatcttagtattgcaaaagaggtaggggacagggccggagaaggagcagcctatggcaatctgggcaacgcttatgacagtcttggtaatttcaagcaagccatagagtaccatcATCAACaacttagtattgcaaaagaggtaggggacagggcccgAGAAGGAAGAggttattgcaatctcggcaacgcttatcaaagtcttggtaatttcaagcaagccatagagtaccaccatcaagatcttagtattgcgaaagaggtaagggacagggctggagaaggacgagcctatggcaatctcggcaacgcttatcaaagtcttggtaatttcaagcaagccatagagtaccaccatcaggatcttagtattgcaaaagaggtagaggacagggccggagaaggaagatcTTATTGCAATCTGGGCAATGCTTATAAACgccttggtaatttcaagctagccatagagtaccaccatcaagatcttagtattgcaaaagaggtaggggacagggccagagaaggacgagcctatggcaatctcggcaacgcttttcaaagtcttggtaatttcaagcaagccatagagtaccaccatcaacatgttagtattgcgaaagaggtaggggacagggccggagaaggaggagcctatggcaatctgggcaacgcttatcaaagtcttggtaatttcaagcaagccatagagtaccaccatcaagatcttagtattgcaataGAGGTAGgagacagggccggagaaggaagagcttattgcaatctcggcaacgcttatcaaagtcttggtaatttcaagcaagccatagagtaccaccatcaagatcttagtattgcaaaagaggtaggggacagggccggagaaggaggagcctatggcaatctgggcaacgcttatcgaagtcttggtaatttcaaacaggccatagagtaccaccatcaagatcttagtattgcgaaggaggtaggggacagggccggagaaggaggagcctatggcaatctcggcagcgcttatcaaagtcttggttatttcaagcaagccataga catttattattttgatgaagTTAGGCGTCTTCTTTGGTCAGAGGATGcttggaaaataagctttcgtgacaCAAAGGGGTATGCGTACACTGCTCTGTGGACAGCActcttgaagaatggagaggttgatgaagctttgtatgctgctgagcaaggacgagcacaggctttggcAGACATTTTAAAGATGCAATACAGCGTTGACGAGAAACCTATGATGAAGGTAACTATCTCTTTGGTTATGACAGATCTACgttcacaaactgttttcacagcacttgaagggaacacgatcagcttctggttgctAAGACGTGATATCGGgataaattttagacaaaagaaaatcgaaaatggaaGTGCCAAGTCTCTGATGAAAAGTACTTTTAAACAGATCAATGCGGGGACCATTGTACGATGTGAGAATCGTTCGCTCAACAGACAACGCAGTGACTTCTCCAGCAGTAGGGAAGTTGTTGAAGAAACCGTTCAGTCCTTGAGCTTCTCTGTGCACTCTTTGCAGCCtttgtatgatgtcttagtcAGTCCTATAGAAGACTTGATCCAGGGTGATGACTTAgtgtttgttcctgatggacacttttgcctggctcctttttctgcaatgagtgactctgtcaggatccgtgcAATTCCCTCGCTGACTGCTTTAAAATTGATCACTATGGCACCTGTCGACTTCCAAAGTAAGAATGAAGCGCTGCTTGTAGGCGATCCGTGCTTGAGCGAAGTCACTTACGGCACTGGTGAACCCATGTATGGACAGCTGCCGTGTGCGAAAAAAGAGGTGGATATaattggagaacttctgcagaccgtgcctcttacaggaaaaaatgcaaccaaagctgaggtgctgaaaagaatgaagtcagttgccttaatccacattgctgcacatgggGATGACGGatctggagaaattgctttggccccaaatcccgaACGCACATCCCAGATCCCCgaagaggaagattacatgttatcGTTGAGCGATGTTCAAGCAGTTCGCCTtcaggcaagactggttgtgcttagttgctgtcatagtggccaGGGAGAGGTAAAATGTGAGGGTACTGTGGGAATAGCCAGgtctttcctgtgtgctggtgcccggtctgttctggtgtcactctgggcaatcgacGACGAGGCGACCTTCATGTTCATGAAGAGTTTCtaccaacacttggcagatagaaaaagtgcaagtacagctcttcaccgtgctatgaaatctcttcaGGAGACAAAGAATTATTCAGCCATAAgatactgggcgccatttgtgctcattggcgatgatgtcacctttGAATTTGGGGAGCTCGAAcacgaaaagaatg